Proteins from a genomic interval of Spea bombifrons isolate aSpeBom1 chromosome 4, aSpeBom1.2.pri, whole genome shotgun sequence:
- the PDE3A gene encoding cGMP-inhibited 3',5'-cyclic phosphodiesterase 3A isoform X2 — MSGNQLCNRRTSLPCIPREQLMGHPEWDHKRGSRGSQSSGTSITVDIAVMGEAHGLITDLLADPSLPPHVCTSLRAVSNLLSTQLNFQPIHKPRVNPLVSFNENYTCSDSEEGSEKGEKMTIPKRLRRSLPPGLLRRVSSTWTTTTSATGLPTLEPAPVRRDRSGSIKPLDTSSCSGSSDTWNSSVSGNLTKTRTFSSSYAPSTNHLNSKRRQGIPPNISPLTSPCHSPVHGTPAASPTIKTLPVPFSDPSDISRLGLNPHKTLSSTKSAPEIPEQFPGPPVVCSSCGRSYSQSNTDDRVTEPSQEVTHPENRTDEPSHPTSDYDSTHETNHSDSSDIAPNDDEAGCAEDLKTARKDSTCRTYRADSIALPPLAPAEDKPILAPEPLVMENVEGLMADINNWNFPIFDLVEKTGQRCGRILSQMSYRLFEDMGLLETFKIPLREFMNYFHALENGYRDIPYHNRIHATDVLHAVWYLSTQSIPGLQTIVSDQGSASDSDSDSGITHGHMGYVFSKTCNPSDDRYGCLSGNIPSLELMALYVAAAMHDYDHPGRTNAFLVATSAPQAVLYNDRSVLENHHAAAAWNLFLSRPEYNFLVNLDHMEFKRFRFLVIEAILATDLKKHFDFLAEFNAKVNEEVGPGIDWTNENDRLLVCQMCIKLADINGPAKCKELHLKWTEGIVNEFYEQGDEEASLGLPISPFMDRSAPQLAKLQESFITHIVGPLCNSYDSAGLMPGKWLEDSDESGDTDEQDDGDTTEEETSEPSESLTKKKKCKRKIYCQIMQHLMENHKMWKKVIEDEQRAEGAENEGSVPHQSLEQIQAIREEDEEKANSKRDSADD; from the exons TCATCAGGAACCAGTATCACTGTAGACATCGCTGTAATGGGGGAAGCCCACGGCCTTATAACGGACCTGCTGGCGGACCCCTCGCTGCCTCCTCATGTGTGCACGTCCTTACGGGCCGTCAGTAATCTACTCAGCACTCAACTCAACTTCCAGCCCATTCACAAACCCCGCGTCAACCCACTGGTCTCCTTCAACGAGAACTACACGTGTTCGGACTCCGAGGAAGGGTCCGAGAAGGGAGAGAAGATGACGATACCAAAG CGATTAAGAAGGAGTCTTCCTCCGGGATTACTGCGAAGAGTTTCATCCACGTGGACGACGACAACATCTGCCACAGGCTTACCAACTCTAGAACCGGCCCCGGTGAGGCGAGACCGCAGCGGGAGCATCAAACCCCTGGACACATCGTCATGCAG CGGAAGCTCGGACACGTGGAACAGTTCTGTTTCGGGGAATTTAACCAAAACCCGCACTTTCTCGTCTTCGTACGCTCCGAGTACAAATCATTTGAATTCTAAAAGAAGGCAAG GCATCCCGCCGAATATTTCGCCCCTTACATCCCCCTGCCACTCGCCCGTGCACGGCACACCAGCCGCCAGCCCCACCATAAAGACCCTCCCGGTTCCGTTCTCAGACCCCAGCGACATCAGCCGGTTGGGCCTGAACCCCCACAAGACGTTAAGCAGCACCAAGAGCGCCCCTGAAATTCCCGAGCAGTTCCCCGGGCCGCCCGTCGTCTGCAGCAG TTGCGGACGATCGTACAGCCAGAGTAATACAGATGACAGGGTAACGGAGCCCAGTCAGGAGGTAACGCACCCCGAAAACAGGACAG ATGAGCCGTCACATCCCACGTCAGACTACGACAGCACCCACGAAACCAACCACAGCGACAGCAGCGACATCGCGCCCAACGACGACGAGGCAGGGTGCGCCGAAGATCTGAAGACGGCGCGGAAAGACTCCACCTGCCGAACGTACAGAGCGGACTCCATCGCCCTGCCGCCGCTCGCGCCAGCCGAG GACAAACCAATTCTTGCTCCAGAGCCGCTAGTCATGGAGAATGTGGAGGGCCTCATGGCGGACATTAACAACTGGAACTTTCCTATATTTGACTTGGTGGAAAAAACAGGACAAAGATGCGGCCGAATCCTTAGTCAG ATGTCTTACCGGCTTTTTGAAGACATGGGTcttttggaaacatttaaaatccCTTTACGGGAATTCATGAATTATTTCCATGCTCTGGAAAACGGCTACAGAGATATCCCCT ATCACAACCGAATTCACGCCACCGACGTCCTCCACGCTGTCTGGTATCTCAGCACGCAGTCCATCCCCGGACTCCAGACTATTGTCAGCGACCAGGGCTCTGCCAGCGACTCAG ATTCTGACAGCGGAATCACTCACGGACACATGGGATACGTGTTCTCCAAGACATGCAATCCTTCCGATGATAGATACGGATGTTTGTCGGGGAACATCCCGTCCCTGGAGCTCATGGCACTGTACGTGGCGGCGGCGATGCACGACTACGACCATCCGGGAAGAACAAACGCGTTTCTTGTCGCGACAAGTGCGCCCCAG GCAGTTCTGTACAACGACCGGTCTGTGTTGGAGAATCATCACGCTGCTGCTGCCTGGAACCTTTTCCTTTCGAGGCcagaatataattttttggtGAATTTGGACCACATGGAATTTAAGAGGTTCCGCTTTCTGGTGATTGAGGCAATTCTGGCCACTGACCTAAAGAAGCACTTTGATTTCTTGGCTGAATTCAATGCAAAG GTGAACGAGGAGGTGGGGCCTGGAATCGATTGGACCAATGAGAACGACCGATTGTTGGTTTGCCAAATGTGCATTAAGCTGGCCGACATCAACGGGCCGGCCAAATGCAAAGAGCTGCATTTAAAGTGGACAGAAGGCATCGTGAACGAGTTCTACGAACAG GGAGATGAAGAAGCCAGCCTCGGCCTCCCCATCAGCCCGTTCAtggaccgctcggcaccccagCTCGCCAAACTCCAGGAGTCCTTCATCACGCACATTGTGGGACCCCTGTGCAACTCCTACGACTCAGCCGGACTGATGCCGGGGAAGTGGTTAGAAGACAGCGACGAGTCGGGGGACACGGACGAACAAGATGACGGAGACACTACTGAGGAGGAGACGTCCGAGCCGTCAGAGTCTTTAACAA AGAAGAAGAAATGCAAGAGAAAAATCTACTGCCAGATAATGCAGCATTTAATGGAAAACCACAAAATGTGGAAGAAAGTCATCGAGGACGAGCAGCGGGCAGAAGGGGCGGAAAACGAAGGCTCCGTCCCGCACCAAAGCTTAGAACAAATCCAAGCCATCAGGGAAGAGGATGAGGAGAAGGCGAACTCCAAGAGAGACTCGGCCGACGACTGA
- the PDE3A gene encoding cGMP-inhibited 3',5'-cyclic phosphodiesterase 3A isoform X1 — protein MSGNQLCNRRTSLPCIPREQLMGHPEWDHKRGSRGSQSSGTSITVDIAVMGEAHGLITDLLADPSLPPHVCTSLRAVSNLLSTQLNFQPIHKPRVNPLVSFNENYTCSDSEEGSEKGEKMTIPKRLRRSLPPGLLRRVSSTWTTTTSATGLPTLEPAPVRRDRSGSIKPLDTSSCSSGSSDTWNSSVSGNLTKTRTFSSSYAPSTNHLNSKRRQGIPPNISPLTSPCHSPVHGTPAASPTIKTLPVPFSDPSDISRLGLNPHKTLSSTKSAPEIPEQFPGPPVVCSSCGRSYSQSNTDDRVTEPSQEVTHPENRTDEPSHPTSDYDSTHETNHSDSSDIAPNDDEAGCAEDLKTARKDSTCRTYRADSIALPPLAPAEDKPILAPEPLVMENVEGLMADINNWNFPIFDLVEKTGQRCGRILSQMSYRLFEDMGLLETFKIPLREFMNYFHALENGYRDIPYHNRIHATDVLHAVWYLSTQSIPGLQTIVSDQGSASDSDSDSGITHGHMGYVFSKTCNPSDDRYGCLSGNIPSLELMALYVAAAMHDYDHPGRTNAFLVATSAPQAVLYNDRSVLENHHAAAAWNLFLSRPEYNFLVNLDHMEFKRFRFLVIEAILATDLKKHFDFLAEFNAKVNEEVGPGIDWTNENDRLLVCQMCIKLADINGPAKCKELHLKWTEGIVNEFYEQGDEEASLGLPISPFMDRSAPQLAKLQESFITHIVGPLCNSYDSAGLMPGKWLEDSDESGDTDEQDDGDTTEEETSEPSESLTKKKKCKRKIYCQIMQHLMENHKMWKKVIEDEQRAEGAENEGSVPHQSLEQIQAIREEDEEKANSKRDSADD, from the exons TCATCAGGAACCAGTATCACTGTAGACATCGCTGTAATGGGGGAAGCCCACGGCCTTATAACGGACCTGCTGGCGGACCCCTCGCTGCCTCCTCATGTGTGCACGTCCTTACGGGCCGTCAGTAATCTACTCAGCACTCAACTCAACTTCCAGCCCATTCACAAACCCCGCGTCAACCCACTGGTCTCCTTCAACGAGAACTACACGTGTTCGGACTCCGAGGAAGGGTCCGAGAAGGGAGAGAAGATGACGATACCAAAG CGATTAAGAAGGAGTCTTCCTCCGGGATTACTGCGAAGAGTTTCATCCACGTGGACGACGACAACATCTGCCACAGGCTTACCAACTCTAGAACCGGCCCCGGTGAGGCGAGACCGCAGCGGGAGCATCAAACCCCTGGACACATCGTCATGCAG CAGCGGAAGCTCGGACACGTGGAACAGTTCTGTTTCGGGGAATTTAACCAAAACCCGCACTTTCTCGTCTTCGTACGCTCCGAGTACAAATCATTTGAATTCTAAAAGAAGGCAAG GCATCCCGCCGAATATTTCGCCCCTTACATCCCCCTGCCACTCGCCCGTGCACGGCACACCAGCCGCCAGCCCCACCATAAAGACCCTCCCGGTTCCGTTCTCAGACCCCAGCGACATCAGCCGGTTGGGCCTGAACCCCCACAAGACGTTAAGCAGCACCAAGAGCGCCCCTGAAATTCCCGAGCAGTTCCCCGGGCCGCCCGTCGTCTGCAGCAG TTGCGGACGATCGTACAGCCAGAGTAATACAGATGACAGGGTAACGGAGCCCAGTCAGGAGGTAACGCACCCCGAAAACAGGACAG ATGAGCCGTCACATCCCACGTCAGACTACGACAGCACCCACGAAACCAACCACAGCGACAGCAGCGACATCGCGCCCAACGACGACGAGGCAGGGTGCGCCGAAGATCTGAAGACGGCGCGGAAAGACTCCACCTGCCGAACGTACAGAGCGGACTCCATCGCCCTGCCGCCGCTCGCGCCAGCCGAG GACAAACCAATTCTTGCTCCAGAGCCGCTAGTCATGGAGAATGTGGAGGGCCTCATGGCGGACATTAACAACTGGAACTTTCCTATATTTGACTTGGTGGAAAAAACAGGACAAAGATGCGGCCGAATCCTTAGTCAG ATGTCTTACCGGCTTTTTGAAGACATGGGTcttttggaaacatttaaaatccCTTTACGGGAATTCATGAATTATTTCCATGCTCTGGAAAACGGCTACAGAGATATCCCCT ATCACAACCGAATTCACGCCACCGACGTCCTCCACGCTGTCTGGTATCTCAGCACGCAGTCCATCCCCGGACTCCAGACTATTGTCAGCGACCAGGGCTCTGCCAGCGACTCAG ATTCTGACAGCGGAATCACTCACGGACACATGGGATACGTGTTCTCCAAGACATGCAATCCTTCCGATGATAGATACGGATGTTTGTCGGGGAACATCCCGTCCCTGGAGCTCATGGCACTGTACGTGGCGGCGGCGATGCACGACTACGACCATCCGGGAAGAACAAACGCGTTTCTTGTCGCGACAAGTGCGCCCCAG GCAGTTCTGTACAACGACCGGTCTGTGTTGGAGAATCATCACGCTGCTGCTGCCTGGAACCTTTTCCTTTCGAGGCcagaatataattttttggtGAATTTGGACCACATGGAATTTAAGAGGTTCCGCTTTCTGGTGATTGAGGCAATTCTGGCCACTGACCTAAAGAAGCACTTTGATTTCTTGGCTGAATTCAATGCAAAG GTGAACGAGGAGGTGGGGCCTGGAATCGATTGGACCAATGAGAACGACCGATTGTTGGTTTGCCAAATGTGCATTAAGCTGGCCGACATCAACGGGCCGGCCAAATGCAAAGAGCTGCATTTAAAGTGGACAGAAGGCATCGTGAACGAGTTCTACGAACAG GGAGATGAAGAAGCCAGCCTCGGCCTCCCCATCAGCCCGTTCAtggaccgctcggcaccccagCTCGCCAAACTCCAGGAGTCCTTCATCACGCACATTGTGGGACCCCTGTGCAACTCCTACGACTCAGCCGGACTGATGCCGGGGAAGTGGTTAGAAGACAGCGACGAGTCGGGGGACACGGACGAACAAGATGACGGAGACACTACTGAGGAGGAGACGTCCGAGCCGTCAGAGTCTTTAACAA AGAAGAAGAAATGCAAGAGAAAAATCTACTGCCAGATAATGCAGCATTTAATGGAAAACCACAAAATGTGGAAGAAAGTCATCGAGGACGAGCAGCGGGCAGAAGGGGCGGAAAACGAAGGCTCCGTCCCGCACCAAAGCTTAGAACAAATCCAAGCCATCAGGGAAGAGGATGAGGAGAAGGCGAACTCCAAGAGAGACTCGGCCGACGACTGA
- the LOC128491112 gene encoding solute carrier organic anion transporter family member 1C1-like codes for MFLGALSFLYFAKALSGSYLKSSITQIERRFEIPSSLVGVIDGSFEIGNLLVIIVVSYFGAKLHRPKIIAAGCLIMSAGTFFIAMPHFFMARYSYGKALLHSSNYTSNLSPCLQMISDVEMSADICPLEASSSWVSGCDADVESSLWVYVLLGNLLRGIGEAPIQPLGISYLDDYSREEDSAFYIGCVQTAAVVGPIFGFLLGSLCARLFVDFGAVDLDQVAITPEDAQWIGAWWLGYLVAGAVSSLATIPFWFLPNEQNQTEVRKNSSTASERSVFILEEVSGRKTQMLKMAKEFLPSLRDVLGNPVYFLYVCGSVFQYNSLIGMVTYKPKYIEQQYGQTSSTTNFIIGLINVPAVALGIFSGGVIMKKFRVDILGAAQLLLGSSVVGYLMLLSLFALGCENSSVAGLTVSYQGFPPVLDPEAADSGCNLSCFCPGNQWDPVCGENGVTYFSACFAGCRSSNGTGRMTTFSNCSCVAPRVWPPVGGSAVPGPCAKGLYCSKKLLYFVIVSVVTSFALSFGGTPGYILLLRCTKRELKPLALGIYTMAVRVLAGVPAPVYFGALIDSVCLKWSNRKCRGKGACRLYNTDGFRYVYLGVTAALGSAFIFLNAVVVFMLRKRRIATNKRVTGGACQRLANQSVGGKSHLTQPAYSSQEETQL; via the exons ATGTTCCTGGGGGCTCTGAGTTTTCTGTATTTTGCGAAAGCTCTGTCGGGAAGTTATCTGAAAAGCTCCATCACGCAGATCGAGAGACGATTCGAGATCCCCTCTTCTCTTGTCGGCGTCATTGACGGCAGCTTCGAGATCG GAAACCTCCTGGTTATAATCGTCGTGAGTTACTTTGGAGCCAAACTGCACCGGCCCAAAATAATTGCCGCGGGGTGTCTGATCATGTCGGCCGGAACCTTTTTCATTGCGATGCCCCATTTTTTTATGGCTCG CTATTCTTATGGGAAGGCTCTGTTACATTCTTCAAATTATACAAGCAATCTCTCTCCGTGTCTACAAATGATCTCTGACGTGGAAATGAGCGCCG ATATCTGTCCGTTGGAAGCGTCGTCCTCCTGGGTCTCCGGCTGCGACGCGGACGTGGAAAGCTCTCTGTGGGTTTACGTCTTATTGGGGAACCTCCTGCGTGGAATTGGAGAAGCGCCGATACAACCTCTGGGAATATCTTATCTGGACGATTATTCCAGAGAGGAGGACTCCGCTTTCTATATCG GATGCGTCCAAACGGCTGCCGTAGTCGGACCGATATTCGGCTTCCTGTTGGGATCGTTGTGCGCCCGCCTGTTTGTTGATTTTGGCGCCGTGGACTtag ACCAAGTGGCCATCACGCCGGAGGACGCCCAGTGGATTGGAGCGTGGTGGCTCGGTTACCTGGTAGCCGGGGCGGTCAGTTCTCTCGCCACAATACCTTTCTGGTTCTTACCGAACGAGCAAAACCAGACAGAAGTCCGGAAGAACTCCAGCACCGCGTCGGAGCGATCCGTGTTCATCTTAGAAGAAGTCAGCGGGCGGAAGACGCAGATGCTGAAGATGGCAAAAG AGTTTTTGCCGTCGCTGAGAGACGTTTTGGGGAATCCGGTGTATTTTCTGTATGTGTGCGGGAGCGTTTTCCAGTATAACTCGTTAATCGGGATGGTCACCTACAAACCCAAATACATCGAGCAGCAGTACGGACAGACGTCGTCCACAACCAATTTCATCATCG GCCTGATAAACGTCCCCGCAGTGGCCCTCGGGATTTTTTCTGGAGGGGTCATAATGAAAAAGTTCCGGGTGGATATTTTGGGGGCCGCGCAGCTCCTGCTCGGCTCCTCGGTTGTCGGATATCTGATGCTCTTGTCTTTGTTTGCTTTGGGATGTGAAAATTCCTCGGTGGCCGGACTCACGGTCTCCTACCAGGG ATTTCCGCCCGTCTTGGATCCGGAAGCCGCGGATTCCGGGTGTAACTTGAGCTGCTTCTGCCCCGGGAATCAGTGGGATCCGGTCTGCGGGGAGAATGGGGTCACCTACTTCTCAGCGTGTTTTGCGGGTTGCAGGTCCTCTAACGGGACTGGGAGAATGACG ACGTTTTCTAACTGCAGTTGCGTGGCCCCCAGAGTGTGGCCCCCTGTCGGTGGCTCCGCCGTGCCGGGTCCCTGCGCTAAAGGGCTCTATTGCTCTAAAAAGCTCCTGTATTTTGTCATCGTTTCAGTCGTTACCTCCTTCGCCCTGTCATTCGGCGGCACCCCGGGGTACATCTTACTTTTGAG gtgCACGAAGCGCGAGCTGAAGCCCCTGGCGCTGGGTATTTATACGATGGCGGTGCGGGTCCTCG CCGGAGTTCCCGCCCCGGTGTATTTTGGGGCGTTGATTGACAGCGTTTGCCTAAAATGGAGTAACAGGAAGTGCCGAGGGAAAGGCGCATGCAGACTGTACAACACCGACGGCTTCCG GTACGTTTATCTCGGCGTCACGGCGGCGCTGGGCTCGGCCTTCATCTTCCTCAACGCTGTTGTCGTCTTCATGTTAAGGAAACGCAGAATTGCGACCAATAAGAGGGTGACCGGCGGCGCATGTCAGAGATTGGCCAACCAGAGCGTTGGCGGGAAGTCGCATCTCACGCAACCCGCGTATTCCTCGCAAGAAGAGACGCAGCTTTGA